A portion of the Bacteroides faecium genome contains these proteins:
- a CDS encoding FecR family protein: MATEPTKLTNTIKKMLTKGLTASEKIELSEEKPVTHLQNKQWESDSSTHIKDQVDPAEIWNNIISTCWPHERKVACRRRYLRIGYSVAAVCLVLLMGMWTVDYFTNPYITINASLDKKLTVATLPDNSKIWLKEGASIRYKSKFIKNRDVILTGEASFDVTKSSHPFRVHFQDAQIEVKGTEFNIKSGNKLAEITLYTGSIVFSAEALQKSIEMKPSDQIVYNTVTHEVTNNEIDLEDYDWRSEEYRFVDKPMSELVDLINESYHANIKIRDVQCARNLFSGTIRKSESLEDVLDKICISFNLKIKAEKDSIILY, encoded by the coding sequence ATGGCAACAGAACCAACTAAGCTAACAAATACAATCAAAAAGATGCTGACCAAGGGATTAACAGCATCTGAGAAGATTGAACTGTCCGAAGAAAAACCCGTAACCCATTTGCAGAATAAACAATGGGAAAGCGATTCGTCTACCCATATCAAAGACCAGGTAGACCCCGCGGAAATATGGAACAACATAATCTCTACCTGTTGGCCGCACGAAAGAAAAGTTGCCTGTCGCAGACGTTATCTAAGAATCGGATATTCTGTTGCAGCAGTCTGTCTCGTACTCCTTATGGGAATGTGGACAGTCGATTATTTCACCAATCCCTATATTACCATTAACGCCTCTCTTGATAAGAAACTGACCGTAGCTACCCTACCGGACAATTCCAAAATATGGCTGAAAGAAGGAGCAAGCATACGCTATAAAAGCAAATTCATCAAAAATCGTGATGTAATACTCACAGGTGAGGCCTCTTTCGATGTCACAAAGTCCTCTCATCCTTTCCGCGTCCATTTTCAAGACGCTCAGATAGAAGTGAAAGGAACAGAGTTCAATATCAAATCAGGCAATAAACTCGCTGAAATCACCCTTTATACCGGAAGCATCGTATTCAGTGCCGAAGCACTTCAGAAAAGCATTGAAATGAAACCTTCAGACCAAATCGTCTACAACACGGTTACTCATGAAGTAACAAATAACGAAATAGATTTGGAAGACTACGACTGGCGTTCGGAAGAATACCGCTTTGTAGACAAACCAATGAGCGAACTTGTCGATTTGATTAATGAGTCGTATCACGCAAATATTAAAATACGTGATGTACAATGTGCCAGAAATCTTTTCTCGGGAACGATACGCAAAAGCGAATCCCTGGAAGATGTATTGGACAAAATATGTATCTCCTTTAACTTAAAAATCAAAGCAGAAAAAGACAGTATCATTTTATACTAG
- a CDS encoding M24 family metallopeptidase has product MLQPELKFRRDKIRSLMALQGIDAALITCNANLIYTYGCVVSGYIYLPLHSPALLFFKRPNNITGEHAFPIRKPEQIVDLLKEQGLPMPAKLMLEGDELPYTEYCRLASLFPEAEVVNGTPLIRQARSVKTPIEIEMFRRSGIAHTKAYEQIPSVYRPGMTDIEFSIEIERLMRLQGCLGIFRVFGRSMEIFMGSVLTGDNAGYPSPYDFALGGQGLDPALPGGANKTPLKEGQSVMVDLGGNFNGYMGDMSRVFSIGKLPEEAYAAHQVCLDIQEKIASIARPGVPCEKLYDTAIEIVTAAGFADKFMGTGQQAKFIGHGIGLEINEAPVLAPRMKQELEPGMVFALEPKIVLPGVGPVGIENSWVVTNEGIEKLTNCNEEIIELK; this is encoded by the coding sequence ATGCTACAACCCGAATTAAAATTCCGCCGCGATAAGATTCGCAGTCTGATGGCGTTACAGGGCATTGACGCCGCGCTAATCACTTGTAATGCAAATTTAATTTATACTTATGGCTGCGTAGTCAGCGGTTATATTTATCTCCCTCTCCACTCACCTGCATTGCTATTTTTCAAGCGTCCCAATAATATCACAGGCGAACATGCCTTCCCTATCCGCAAACCGGAACAAATTGTCGATTTGCTGAAAGAACAGGGATTGCCGATGCCTGCAAAGTTAATGCTGGAAGGCGACGAACTTCCCTACACGGAATATTGCCGTCTGGCAAGCCTGTTCCCAGAAGCGGAAGTTGTGAACGGAACCCCGCTGATTCGCCAGGCACGCAGTGTAAAAACTCCTATTGAAATAGAAATGTTCCGCCGTTCGGGCATCGCCCACACAAAAGCGTACGAGCAGATACCAAGCGTATATCGCCCTGGCATGACAGACATCGAGTTTTCTATCGAGATAGAACGTCTGATGCGTCTGCAAGGCTGTTTGGGTATTTTCCGGGTATTCGGACGCAGCATGGAAATCTTCATGGGCAGTGTGCTGACCGGAGACAATGCCGGTTACCCTTCCCCGTATGACTTTGCCCTGGGTGGTCAAGGTCTTGACCCTGCCCTGCCGGGTGGAGCCAACAAGACCCCGCTGAAAGAAGGACAAAGCGTCATGGTAGACCTGGGCGGTAACTTCAACGGATATATGGGGGACATGAGCCGCGTATTCTCTATCGGAAAGCTACCCGAAGAGGCTTATGCAGCTCACCAAGTCTGCCTCGATATTCAGGAAAAGATTGCTTCCATAGCCCGTCCGGGTGTTCCTTGCGAGAAGCTATATGATACAGCTATCGAAATTGTCACCGCAGCCGGATTTGCAGACAAATTCATGGGTACAGGTCAGCAAGCCAAGTTTATCGGTCACGGCATCGGACTCGAAATCAATGAAGCCCCGGTACTCGCCCCCCGCATGAAGCAGGAACTGGAACCGGGAATGGTGTTTGCCCTCGAACCGAAAATCGTTCTTCCGGGTGTAGGTCCTGTCGGTATAGAAAACTCCTGGGTAGTCACCAATGAAGGAATCGAAAAGCTGACTAATTGCAATGAAGAAATTATCGAATTGAAATAA
- a CDS encoding prolyl oligopeptidase family serine peptidase, whose protein sequence is MKKVTLLMSGIMVMSCAPQQKKLVYPETAKVDTIDVYFGTQVPDPYRWLENDTSAATTAWVEAQNKVTNEYLSQIPFRENLLKRLTELADYEKISAPIKKHGKYYFSKNDGLQNQSVFYVQDSLDGEPRVFLDPNKLSEDGTVALTGLYFSNDGKYAAYSISRSGSDWSEIYVMDTESGKLLEDHIEWAKFTGAAWQGDGFYYSAYDAPSKGKEFSNVNENHKIYYHKIGEPQSKDKLVYQNPAYPKRFYTSSTSEDERILFLTESGAGRGNNLFIRDLKKPNSPFIQLTTDLDYQYYPIEVIGDQIYIYTNYGAPKNRIMVADINRPKLEDWKELVPESEAVLSNAEVIGGKLFLTYDKDASNHAYVYNLDGKQLQEIELPSLGSVGFSGNKDDKECFFGFTSFTIPGATYKYDMDSNTYELYRAPKVQFNSDDFVTEQVFYPSKDGVKIPMFLTYKKDLKKDGKNPVFLYGYGGFGISLNPGFSAIRIPFLENGGIYAQVNLRGGSEYGEDWHVAGTKMQKQNVFDDFISAAEYLIDQKYTDKDKIAIVGGSNGGLLVGACMTQRPDLFRVAIPQVGVMDMLRYHKFTIGWNWASDYGTSEDSKEMFEYLKGYSPLHNLKPSTNYPATLVTTADHDDRVVPAHSFKFAATLQADNDGTNPTLIRIDSKAGHGAGKPMAKVLEEQADIYGFIMYNLGMKPKF, encoded by the coding sequence ATGAAAAAAGTAACTTTATTAATGAGTGGAATCATGGTGATGTCATGCGCTCCCCAGCAGAAAAAGCTGGTCTACCCCGAGACGGCAAAGGTAGACACAATAGACGTGTACTTTGGTACGCAAGTCCCCGACCCTTACAGATGGTTGGAAAACGACACCAGTGCAGCCACTACCGCATGGGTAGAAGCACAGAACAAAGTGACGAACGAGTACCTGAGCCAAATTCCTTTCCGGGAAAACCTCTTGAAACGATTGACGGAACTGGCCGACTATGAGAAAATCAGCGCCCCAATCAAAAAACATGGAAAATATTACTTCAGCAAGAACGACGGTTTACAGAACCAAAGTGTATTCTACGTGCAAGATTCTCTGGACGGCGAACCCCGCGTATTCCTCGACCCGAACAAATTGTCGGAAGACGGCACGGTAGCCCTTACAGGTCTTTACTTCTCCAACGACGGCAAGTACGCCGCTTACAGCATTTCGCGCAGCGGCTCGGACTGGTCTGAGATTTATGTTATGGACACCGAAAGCGGCAAACTGCTGGAAGACCACATCGAATGGGCTAAATTCACCGGTGCCGCCTGGCAGGGAGACGGCTTCTATTACAGTGCTTACGATGCTCCAAGCAAAGGAAAAGAGTTCTCCAACGTAAACGAAAATCATAAAATCTATTATCATAAAATTGGTGAACCGCAATCGAAAGACAAACTGGTTTATCAGAATCCGGCTTATCCGAAACGTTTCTACACTTCCAGCACCAGTGAAGACGAACGCATCCTCTTCCTGACAGAATCCGGTGCCGGAAGAGGAAACAACCTGTTCATACGCGACCTGAAAAAGCCGAACTCCCCTTTCATCCAACTGACTACCGACCTCGACTACCAATACTACCCTATTGAAGTAATCGGCGACCAGATTTATATCTACACCAACTATGGCGCACCGAAAAACAGAATCATGGTGGCCGACATCAACCGCCCCAAACTGGAAGACTGGAAAGAACTCGTCCCCGAATCGGAAGCCGTGCTTTCAAACGCAGAGGTGATTGGCGGCAAACTGTTCCTTACTTACGATAAAGACGCTTCCAACCACGCCTATGTTTACAACCTCGACGGCAAGCAATTGCAGGAAATAGAATTACCGTCGCTCGGCTCCGTAGGTTTCAGCGGCAACAAGGACGACAAGGAATGTTTCTTCGGATTCACTTCCTTCACCATCCCCGGCGCTACTTATAAATATGATATGGACAGCAACACTTACGAACTATACCGCGCCCCGAAAGTACAGTTCAACTCGGACGACTTCGTGACCGAACAAGTGTTCTATCCCAGCAAGGACGGTGTGAAAATCCCGATGTTCCTTACCTATAAGAAAGACCTGAAGAAAGACGGCAAGAATCCCGTATTCCTCTACGGTTACGGCGGCTTCGGCATCAGCCTCAACCCGGGCTTCAGCGCCATCCGCATCCCGTTCCTCGAAAATGGCGGAATCTACGCCCAAGTCAACCTTCGCGGTGGCAGCGAATACGGCGAAGACTGGCATGTAGCGGGAACCAAAATGCAAAAACAGAACGTATTCGACGACTTCATCTCGGCAGCCGAATACCTTATCGACCAGAAATATACCGATAAGGACAAGATAGCCATCGTAGGCGGTTCCAACGGCGGTCTGCTGGTAGGCGCCTGCATGACGCAACGCCCCGACCTGTTCCGCGTTGCCATCCCGCAGGTAGGTGTAATGGATATGCTCCGCTACCACAAATTCACCATCGGCTGGAACTGGGCAAGCGACTACGGGACAAGCGAAGACAGCAAAGAGATGTTCGAATACCTCAAAGGCTACTCTCCGTTGCACAACCTCAAACCGAGCACTAACTATCCCGCAACCCTCGTCACCACCGCCGACCATGACGACCGTGTAGTTCCCGCCCACTCATTCAAGTTTGCCGCTACCCTGCAAGCTGATAATGACGGCACGAACCCCACACTCATCCGCATCGACAGCAAAGCCGGGCACGGTGCCGGCAAACCGATGGCGAAAGTGCTGGAAGAACAAGCAGACATCTACGGATTTATCATGTATAACCTGGGAATGAAACCGAAATTCTAA
- the gdhA gene encoding NADP-specific glutamate dehydrogenase has product MNIQKIMSSLEAKHPGESEYLQAVKEVLLSIEDIYNQHPEFEKAKIIERLVEPDRIFTFRVTWVDDKGEVQTNLGYRVQFNNAIGPYKGGIRFHASVNLSILKFLGFEQTFKNALTTLPMGGGKGGSDFSPRGKSDAEIMRFCQAFMLELWRHLGPDMDVPAGDIGVGGREVGYMFGMYKKLTREFTGTFTGKGLEFGGSLIRPEATGFGGLYFVNQMLQAKNIDIKGKTVAISGFGNVAWGAATKATELGAKVITISGPDGYIYDPDGISGEKIDYMLELRSSGNDIVAPYAEKYPNATFVEGKRPWEVKADIALPCATQNELNGEDAQNLIKNDVLCVGEISNMGCTPEAIDLFIEHKTMYAPGKAVNAGGVATSGLEMSQNAMHLSWSAAEVDEKLHAIMHGIHAQCVKYGTEPDGYINYVKGANIAGFMKVAHAMMGQGVI; this is encoded by the coding sequence ATGAACATCCAAAAAATCATGTCCTCTCTAGAGGCAAAGCATCCCGGTGAATCTGAGTATCTTCAAGCAGTAAAAGAAGTTCTTCTCTCCATTGAAGATATATACAATCAACATCCAGAATTTGAAAAAGCTAAAATCATAGAAAGATTGGTGGAACCCGACCGTATCTTTACTTTCCGTGTGACGTGGGTAGACGATAAAGGTGAAGTGCAAACCAACCTCGGCTATCGCGTACAATTCAACAACGCTATCGGCCCGTACAAAGGCGGTATCCGTTTCCATGCTTCCGTGAACCTTTCCATCCTGAAATTCCTCGGTTTCGAACAGACTTTCAAGAACGCACTTACTACCCTGCCTATGGGCGGCGGCAAAGGCGGTTCCGACTTCTCTCCACGTGGAAAGAGCGACGCTGAAATCATGCGTTTCTGCCAGGCATTCATGCTGGAATTATGGCGTCATCTCGGTCCCGACATGGACGTGCCTGCCGGTGATATCGGCGTAGGCGGACGTGAAGTAGGCTATATGTTCGGAATGTACAAGAAACTGACCCGTGAATTTACAGGCACTTTCACCGGAAAGGGATTGGAATTCGGTGGTTCCCTGATTCGTCCCGAAGCTACCGGTTTCGGCGGTCTGTACTTTGTCAATCAAATGTTGCAGGCAAAAAACATTGATATTAAAGGCAAGACAGTGGCCATCTCCGGATTCGGAAACGTTGCCTGGGGCGCAGCGACCAAAGCGACCGAACTGGGTGCCAAGGTAATCACCATCTCAGGCCCAGACGGATATATCTATGACCCGGACGGTATCAGCGGCGAAAAGATAGACTATATGCTCGAACTCCGTTCTTCGGGTAATGACATCGTCGCTCCTTACGCAGAAAAATATCCGAACGCAACCTTCGTAGAAGGCAAGCGTCCGTGGGAAGTAAAAGCGGATATTGCACTTCCTTGCGCAACTCAGAACGAATTAAATGGAGAAGATGCTCAAAATCTCATAAAAAATGACGTACTTTGCGTCGGAGAAATTTCCAACATGGGCTGTACGCCGGAAGCCATCGATCTTTTCATCGAACATAAGACGATGTACGCACCGGGTAAGGCAGTCAACGCAGGTGGTGTTGCCACTTCCGGACTGGAAATGTCTCAAAACGCCATGCACCTGAGCTGGAGTGCTGCCGAAGTGGATGAAAAACTCCACGCAATCATGCACGGTATCCATGCGCAATGCGTGAAGTACGGCACGGAACCCGACGGATACATTAATTATGTGAAGGGTGCCAACATTGCCGGATTTATGAAAGTAGCTCACGCAATGATGGGACAAGGCGTCATTTAA
- a CDS encoding PEP/pyruvate-binding domain-containing protein, with translation MLSKYKLNQLYFKDTQFANLMTRRIFNVLLIANPYDAFMLEDDGRIDEKIFNEYTSLSLRYPPRFSQVSTEEEALAQLESMSFDLVICMPGTGDNDSFDIGRHIKEKYEHIPIVILTPFSHGITKRIINEDLSAFEYVFCWLGNTDLLVSIIKLMEDKMNLEHDVQEVGVQLILLVEDGIRFYSSILPNLYKFVLKQSQEFSTEALNAHQRTLRMRGRPKIVLARTYQEAMEIYRKYQNNILGVITDVRFPKVERGEKDGLAGIKLCAEIRKNDPFVPLIIQSSESENSSYAAKYGASFIDKNSKKMDVDLRRIVSDNFGFGDFVFRNPETGEEIAHVRNLKELQNILFAVPAESFLYHISRNHVSRWLYSRAMFPVAEFLKPITWSSLQDVDAHRRIIFEAIVKYRKMKNQGVVAVFKRDRFDRYSNFARIGDGSLGGKGRGLAFIDNMVKRHPEFDEFENARVAIPKTVVLCTDVFDEFMDTNNLYQIALSDADDDTILRYFLKAKLPDRLVEDFFTFFDVVKSPIAIRSSSLLEDSHYQPFAGIYNTYMIPYLDDRYEMLRMLSDAIKGVYASVYFRDSKAYMQATSNVIDQEKMAVILQEVVGNQYGDRYYPSMSGVARSLNYYPLGDEKAEEGTVNLALGLGKYIVDGGMTLRFSPYHPNQVLQTSEMEIALKETQTRFYALDLKNAGHDFSIDDGFNLLKLHVKEAENDGALRYIASTYDPYDQIIRDGLYPGGRKVITFANILQHDVFPLARILQLVLKYSEQEMRRPVEIEFAATLSREQDKTGTFYLLQIRPIVDSKEMLDEDLNEIPDEDVVLRSYNSLGHGIMNEICDVVYVKTDGYSASNNQAIAWEIEKINQQFLNEGKNYVLVGPGRWGSSDTWLGIPVKWPHISAARVIVEAGLTNYRVDPSQGTHFFQNLTSFGVGYFTINAFMNDGVYNQEFLNAQPAVEETKYLRHVRFEKPMIVKMDGKKKLGVVLMPGVDK, from the coding sequence ATGCTCAGTAAATATAAATTAAACCAGCTTTACTTCAAAGATACGCAATTCGCTAATTTAATGACCCGGCGAATTTTTAACGTATTGTTAATAGCCAACCCTTATGATGCTTTCATGCTCGAAGATGACGGACGCATTGACGAGAAGATTTTCAACGAATATACTTCATTGTCTCTGCGTTATCCGCCCCGGTTCTCGCAAGTGTCTACGGAAGAGGAAGCGTTGGCGCAGTTGGAAAGTATGTCATTCGACCTGGTGATTTGTATGCCGGGCACGGGAGATAACGACAGTTTTGACATCGGCCGGCATATCAAGGAGAAATACGAGCATATTCCTATCGTTATTTTGACTCCTTTTAGTCATGGTATCACGAAACGAATCATCAACGAGGATTTGAGCGCGTTCGAATATGTGTTCTGTTGGTTGGGAAATACCGACTTGTTGGTGTCTATCATTAAGCTGATGGAAGATAAAATGAACCTCGAACATGATGTGCAGGAAGTGGGTGTGCAGTTGATTCTGCTGGTAGAGGATGGCATCCGCTTCTATTCTTCCATTCTTCCGAACCTGTATAAGTTCGTTTTGAAGCAAAGCCAGGAATTTTCTACGGAAGCTCTGAATGCGCATCAACGTACGCTTCGTATGCGTGGGCGTCCTAAAATCGTGTTGGCACGTACGTATCAGGAAGCGATGGAGATTTATCGCAAATATCAGAATAATATATTAGGTGTAATCACCGACGTGCGTTTCCCGAAAGTGGAACGGGGAGAGAAAGACGGTCTGGCAGGTATCAAGTTATGTGCCGAGATTCGTAAGAACGACCCGTTTGTACCTTTGATTATCCAGTCGTCCGAATCGGAAAACTCTTCTTATGCAGCGAAATACGGTGCGAGCTTTATTGATAAGAACTCGAAGAAGATGGACGTCGATTTGCGCCGTATCGTTTCCGACAATTTCGGTTTCGGTGATTTTGTTTTCCGCAATCCTGAGACGGGTGAGGAGATAGCGCACGTTCGTAATCTGAAAGAGTTGCAGAATATCCTGTTTGCCGTGCCTGCCGAATCTTTCCTGTATCATATCAGCCGCAATCACGTGTCTCGTTGGCTTTATTCGCGGGCTATGTTTCCTGTGGCGGAGTTCTTGAAGCCTATCACTTGGAGCAGTCTTCAAGATGTGGACGCTCATCGCCGCATTATCTTCGAAGCTATCGTCAAATACCGCAAAATGAAGAATCAAGGGGTCGTGGCAGTCTTCAAACGTGACCGTTTCGACCGTTACTCCAATTTTGCCCGTATCGGCGACGGTTCATTAGGCGGAAAAGGACGTGGACTGGCTTTTATCGACAATATGGTGAAGCGTCATCCGGAGTTTGATGAGTTTGAAAATGCGCGGGTTGCTATTCCCAAGACGGTGGTGCTCTGTACCGATGTGTTCGATGAATTTATGGATACTAATAATCTGTATCAGATTGCCCTTTCGGATGCGGACGATGATACGATTCTGAGATATTTCCTGAAAGCAAAATTGCCGGACAGACTGGTAGAGGATTTTTTCACTTTCTTCGATGTAGTGAAGTCTCCGATTGCCATCCGTTCTTCTTCTTTATTAGAGGATTCTCACTATCAGCCTTTTGCCGGAATCTACAATACATATATGATTCCTTATCTGGACGACCGCTATGAGATGTTGCGTATGCTTTCCGACGCTATCAAGGGAGTATATGCTTCGGTCTATTTCCGCGACAGCAAAGCGTATATGCAAGCTACTTCGAATGTAATCGACCAGGAGAAAATGGCTGTAATCTTGCAGGAAGTGGTGGGTAATCAGTATGGCGACCGCTATTATCCTTCCATGTCCGGCGTAGCCCGTTCATTGAATTATTATCCGTTGGGCGATGAAAAGGCGGAAGAAGGAACGGTAAACCTGGCTTTAGGATTAGGAAAGTATATTGTGGACGGTGGCATGACGCTCCGTTTCTCTCCTTATCACCCGAACCAGGTGTTACAAACCAGCGAAATGGAAATAGCCCTGAAAGAAACGCAAACCCGTTTCTATGCTTTGGACTTGAAGAACGCAGGGCATGATTTCTCTATCGACGACGGCTTCAACCTTTTGAAGCTTCATGTGAAAGAAGCGGAAAATGACGGTGCTTTGCGTTATATCGCTTCTACATATGACCCGTATGACCAAATTATCCGGGATGGCTTGTATCCGGGCGGCCGTAAAGTGATTACGTTTGCTAATATTCTGCAACATGATGTTTTTCCGTTAGCACGTATTCTTCAATTAGTGTTGAAGTACAGTGAACAGGAGATGCGTCGTCCTGTCGAAATAGAGTTTGCGGCTACGTTGAGTCGTGAACAGGATAAAACGGGCACTTTCTATCTTTTGCAAATCCGACCTATCGTAGATAGTAAAGAGATGTTGGACGAAGATTTGAACGAGATACCGGACGAGGATGTAGTGCTTCGTTCTTATAACTCATTGGGACATGGCATTATGAATGAAATTTGTGATGTTGTCTATGTCAAGACCGACGGTTACAGTGCCTCGAATAATCAGGCTATTGCCTGGGAGATAGAAAAGATAAACCAGCAATTCCTGAACGAAGGCAAGAATTATGTTCTTGTCGGGCCGGGACGCTGGGGAAGTAGTGACACATGGCTGGGTATCCCAGTGAAGTGGCCGCATATCTCCGCCGCCCGTGTAATCGTAGAAGCCGGATTGACCAATTATCGTGTAGACCCCAGCCAGGGTACGCACTTCTTCCAGAACTTGACTTCTTTTGGCGTAGGCTATTTCACCATCAACGCCTTTATGAATGATGGAGTCTATAACCAGGAATTCCTCAACGCGCAGCCGGCAGTGGAAGAGACAAAATACCTTCGTCACGTCCGTTTCGAAAAACCGATGATTGTCAAGATGGACGGGAAGAAAAAGCTCGGGGTAGTCCTGATGCCGGGTGTCGACAAATAA